One segment of Salvelinus fontinalis isolate EN_2023a chromosome 42, ASM2944872v1, whole genome shotgun sequence DNA contains the following:
- the LOC129841340 gene encoding lysine-specific demethylase 2A-like isoform X7, with amino-acid sequence MQYPKVQKYCLMSVQGCYTDFHIDFGGSSVWYHILRGGKVFWLIPPTPQNLELYEDWVLSGKQGDIFLGDKAQDCQRIELKQGYTFMIPSGWIHAVYTPVDTLVFGGNFLHSFNIPMQLNIYSIEDRTRVPAKFRYPFYYEMCWYVLERYLFSLTNTSYLTPDFQKHSLGIGLTRDPSTCESVNGHTQKEDEEEAPPTRGSKPGVKVHLTPFELEGLWNLLGKLESLPSQKNCVPAGIHNAPALLHDIRALLKEHANDIPKLSYTGKPIVKWPTRPSWYQPPPPPPPVARPKLSATVVTPRPQKPASSMSVLRRRRVRCKRCEACVRTECGDCNFCRDMKKFGGPGKLKQTCVLRQCLAPGLPLSVVCELCGEGNQEGGEGPVFALTLMECSNCAQIAHPACLKVTGEGVVNTDLPSCWECPKCVLGITDTESSGTDDDDDSGASIGLGAGASPLSPAALSSSQGPLGVSMEPGSAPGLGDEGWGRALLLHPGLVPNPPSSSWSSEAPLPSPGQLLPQQRGLKRAGRWASGRRKRVKGDKNKMLHAKRKSSSYLDGRIAKIYRRRDDDDDSGSDDDDDDDEDDDDEEGSRGGGGGAGRKMSGPRPRGSGSASRRGYGTGRRGIWRGSSHRGAGRGSGLAPHSSLKMRRGRGGLGVGRGDREGGRRERGGRVRLRGGTRMQRRRDESEDDDDDDDDDDEDDDSEEDPQHHHRQRRRRRRTDDEEDDDEDEEDSSARDLEGEDEDVDEDDEDEEDDENQSDSEPEPPVLLVSDLNDDFLNGSYLTVTLQRPPRAKRHPGSIVPKLEAAMSPRTHGGGPGYVQHKTLGKTRHKNGTVAAGNGLAQPAKNPVGRPPRHRINNPHGDTADRERERDTASPSSSDSSASPTPPPHSSHSPSSLLSLPSFKDVGNEKGGEKEVWVAVFRYLSRAELASCMTVCKAWYKWSCDKRLWSGVDVSRCPSLSSQALQGIIKRQPTSLDLSWTPVSKKQITLLIHRLPGLKELMIAGCSWSSMSALSTPSLPCLRTLDLRWAEGVKDTQIRDLVTPPGCDSRSRLRGCVVLRLAGLDISDSTLRLILRHMPLLERLDLAHCRDLTDQSICLLTAAGTHTRNTLTEINLAGCNKLTDGCLAYLKRASGLALLDLRGCKGVTRQGCEGFISDLSHCVLFCMTEEKLIQRIS; translated from the exons ATGCAGTACCCCAAAGTGCAGAA GTACTGTCTAATGAGTGTGCAGGGCTGCTACACGGACTTCCACATTGACTTCGGAGGTTCCTCGGTCTGGTACCACATACTGCGGGGAGGCAAG GTGTTCTGGCTGATCCCGCCCACGCCTCAGAACCTGGAGCTGTATGAGGACTGGGTGTTGTCAGGGAAACAGGGAGACATCTTCCTGGGAGACAAGGCCCAGGACTGTCAGAGGATAGAGCTGAAGCAGGGCTATACCTTCATGATCCCTTCAG GTTGGATCCATGCGGTCTACACTCCAGTGGACACCCTGGTGTTTGGGGGAAACTTCCTCCACAGCTTCAACATCCCCATGCAGCTCAACATCTACAGCATCGAGGACAGGACACgg GTACCAGCTAAGTTCCGTTACCCGTTCTACTATGAGATGTGTTGGTACGTGTTGGAGAGATACCTCTTCAGTCTGACCAACACCTCCTACCTCACGCCTGACTTCCAGAAACACTCCCTGGGCATCG gtctTACCAGAGACCCCTCCACCTGTGAGTCGGTCAACGGCCACACACagaaggaggatgaagaggaggctcCCCCGACGCGGGGCTCTAAGcccggggtgaaggttcacctgaCGCCCTTTGAGCTGGAGGGGCTGTGGAACCTGCTGGGGAAGCTGGAGTCACTGCCCTCACAGAAGAACTGTGTCCCGGCGGGCATACACAATGCTCCCGCGCTGCTGCACGACATCAGG GCCCTGCTGAAGGAGCATGCTAATGACATCCCCAAACTGTCCTACACTGGAAAGCCCATCGTCAAGTGGCCCACTAGG CCGTCGTGGTACcagcctcctccccctcctccgccGGTGGCTCGTCCCAAGCTGTCTGCCACGGTGGTGACCCCGCGCCCCCAGAAGCCCGCCTCCTCCATGTCCGTGCTGCGGCGGCGGCGCGTGCGGTGTAAGCGCTGCGAGGCGTGCGTCAGGACGGAGTGCGGGGACTGTAACTTCTGCAGGGACATGAAGAAGTTCGGCGGGCCGGGGAAACTCAAACAGACCTGCGTGCTCCGACAGTGTCTGgcg ccgGGTCTGCCCCTGTCAGTGGTGTGTGAGCTCTGTGGAGAGGGGaaccaggagggaggagaggggccaGTCTTCGCCCTCACCCTCATGGAGTGTTCCAACTGTGCCCAGATAGCCCACCCCGCCTGCCTCAAG gtaACAGGGGAGGGTGTGGTGAACACAGATCTGCCCAGCTGCTGGGAGTGTCCCAAATGTGTTCTGGGAATCACCGACACTGAG TCTTCGGGTACCGATGATGATGACGACAGCGGGGCGTCCATTGGCCTCGGTGCTGGCGCAAGCCCCCTCTCCCCCGccgccctctcctcctcccagggGCCTCTAGGGGTCTCCATGGAGCCAGGCTCTGCTCCTGGGTTGGGGGATGAGGGCTGGGGCAGGGCGTTACTGCTACACCCAGGGCTGGTTCCcaatcccccctcctcctcctggtccTCAGAGGCGCCCCTTCCCTCCCCTGGTCAGCTACTACCACAGCAGCGCGGCCTCAAGCGGGCGGGGAGATGGGCAAGCGGGCGCAGGAAGAGG GTGAAAGGGGACAAGAATAAAATGTTACACGCG aAACGCAAGTCTTCTTCGTATCTCGACGGCCGCATCGCCAAGATCTATCGTCGCCGAGACGACGACGATGACTCAGGCAGCGATGATGACGACGACgacgatgaggatgatgatgatgaggaaggCTCCAGGGGCGGAGGAGGCGGCGCGGGGAGGAAGATGTCCGGACCACGCCCTCGCGGCAGTGGCTCCGCCTCTCGAAGAGGCTACGGGACTGGGAGGCGAGGCATTTGGAGAGGCTCCTCCCACAGAGGGGCAGGTCGTGGGAGTGGGCTGGCCCCTCACTCCTCCCTGAAGATGAGGCGTGGCAGAGGGGGGCTGGGGGTGGGGCGAGGGGACAGGGAGGGGGGGCGCAGGGAGAGAGGCGGGAGAGTGCGCCTCCGGGGAGGCACCAGGATGCAGAGACGCAGGGACGAGTCAGAGgacgacgatgatgatgatgacgacgacGATGAAGATGACGACAGCGAGGAAGATCCGCAGCATCACCACCGGCAACGCCGCAGGCGGAGGAGAACGGACGACGAGGAAGACGACGATGAAGACGAGGAAGACAGCTCTGCTCGGGACCTGgagggggaggatgaggatgtgGACGAGGATGACGAGGATGAGGAAGACGACGAGAACCAGTCAGACTCCGAACCAGAGCCTCCCGTTCTCCTGGTGTCTGACCTTAACGACGACTTCCTAAACGGCTCGTACCTGACAGTGACCCTACAACGCCCCCCCAGGGCTAAACGCCACCCCGGCTCCATCGTGCCCAAGCTGGAGGCCGCCATGTCTCCCAGAACCCACGGCGGCGGTCCAGGTTACGTCCAGCATAAAACCCTCGGGAAGACGCGGCACAAAAACGGCACGGTCGCCGCCGGCAATGGCCTGGCACAGCCCGCCAAGAATCCAGTGGGCCGGCCGCCTCGTCACCGCATCAACAATCCCCACGGCGACACagcagacagggaaagagagagggacactgcctctccttcctcctccgaCTCCTCGgcctcccccacccctcctccccactcctcccactctccttccTCGCTCCTGTCGCTTCCCTCCTTCAAGGATGTAGGAAACGAgaaaggaggggagaaggaggtgtGGGTGGCGGTGTTCCGTTACCTGAGCAGAGCCGAGCTGGCTAGCTGTATGACTGTCTGTAAGGCCTGGTACAAATG gaGTTGTGACAAGCGTCTGTGGAGTGGTGTGGATGTATCgcgttgtccctctctctcctcccaggccCTGCAGGGCATCATCAAACGTCAGCCCACCTCCCTGGACCTCTCCTGGACCCCCGTGTCCAAGAAACAGATCACCCTGCTCATACACCGCCTGCcag gtcTGAAGGAGTTGATGATAGCAGGTTGCTCCTGGTCGTCCATGTCAGCCCTGTCCACCCCCAGCCTGCCGTGCCTCCGTACCCTGGACCTGCGCTGGGCAGAGGGGGTCAAAGACACCCAGATCAGGGACCTGGTCACACCACCAG GTTGTGACAGTCGGTCTCGGCTGCGTGGCTGTGTGGTGCTGCGTCTAGCTGGCCTGGACATAAGTGACTCCACCCTGAGGCTGATTCTCCGTCACATGCCCCTGCTAGAGAGGCTGGACCTGGCCCACTGCAGAGACCTCACTGACCAGTCCATCTGCCTGCTCACCGCCGccggcacacacacacgtaacacacTCACGGAGATCAACCTCGCAG gcTGTAACAAGCTGACGGACGGCTGTCTGGCGTACCTGAAGAGGGCGTCTGGCCTGGCGCTGCTGGACCTGCGGGGCTGTAAAGGTGTGACGCGGCAGGGCTGCGAGGGCTTCATCTCGGACCTCTCTCACTGCGTCCTGTTCTGTATGACGGAGGAGAAACTCATCCAGAGGATATCGTAA